One segment of Desulfosudis oleivorans Hxd3 DNA contains the following:
- a CDS encoding DHH family phosphoesterase — protein MYQTVGDHLKTIDTVLIASHVHPDGDAIGALTALGAALLNMGKNVTLYNEDPVPAAYRFLPLSDCLVRHIDDLGRYEAAVILDCSKIDRIGRLAETIGTVPLLINIDHHCSNDRFGGIQLVDCEACATAEIVYNLLKTMEVEITREVAYGLYTGIVTDTASFSMGNTGASTFAICGELVKAGADPQTVSKNVYITYSAERIRLMQMVLNTFVLSENGAVSMLLVTQEMIKQSGMKTENVGRVVNYAKHIENVRIAALVLEEENHAEDLPDGVSHFHVSLRSDGSLDAARIAVGFGGGGHSKAAGFNITTTLSGVKETILRLADSL, from the coding sequence ATGTACCAGACAGTGGGAGACCACCTGAAGACGATTGACACGGTATTGATCGCCTCCCATGTGCATCCGGACGGTGACGCCATCGGCGCCCTGACCGCGCTGGGCGCGGCTCTGTTGAACATGGGAAAGAACGTTACCCTGTATAACGAGGACCCTGTGCCCGCGGCCTACCGGTTTCTGCCGTTAAGCGACTGCCTGGTCCGTCATATTGACGATCTGGGCCGGTACGAAGCGGCTGTTATTCTGGATTGCAGCAAGATAGACCGCATCGGCCGCCTGGCTGAGACCATCGGCACAGTGCCGCTGCTGATCAATATCGATCACCATTGCAGCAACGACCGGTTCGGCGGCATTCAACTGGTGGACTGCGAGGCCTGCGCCACCGCCGAGATCGTCTACAATCTGCTGAAGACCATGGAGGTTGAGATTACCCGGGAGGTAGCCTATGGCCTGTATACCGGGATTGTAACGGATACGGCCTCCTTCAGCATGGGCAACACCGGGGCCTCCACCTTTGCCATCTGTGGCGAACTGGTCAAGGCGGGTGCCGATCCCCAGACGGTTTCGAAAAATGTCTACATCACCTATTCCGCCGAGCGCATCCGCCTCATGCAGATGGTGCTCAACACCTTTGTGCTGTCGGAAAACGGCGCGGTCTCCATGCTGCTGGTGACCCAGGAGATGATCAAACAAAGTGGAATGAAGACGGAAAACGTGGGCCGGGTGGTCAACTATGCCAAGCACATCGAGAACGTGCGCATCGCGGCCTTGGTTCTTGAAGAGGAGAATCACGCTGAAGACCTGCCCGACGGGGTGTCCCACTTTCACGTGAGCCTTCGTTCCGACGGCAGCTTGGACGCGGCCAGAATCGCCGTGGGGTTTGGCGGGGGCGGTCACAGCAAGGCCGCCGGATTTAATATCACGACCACGCTGTCCGGCGTGAAGGAGACGATTCTGAGGCTGGCGGACAGCCTATGA